One segment of Oscillatoria sp. FACHB-1407 DNA contains the following:
- a CDS encoding Uma2 family endonuclease, producing the protein MTPSILNATKWTVDDYHRMIEAGILSDRQVELLNGVIVDMSPEGIDHADLSDEAAQYLRGLLGNRAKVREAKPITLTNRSEPEPDLCICQNIRYSSHHPYPEDIFWVIEYSDSSLKKDLEVKSTIYAVADIPEYWVVNLKTRELIVFRDPQPEGYTTQMTYTSETISPLAFPDVAIAVNRLLNG; encoded by the coding sequence ATGACACCATCCATCCTCAACGCCACAAAATGGACGGTTGACGACTACCACCGCATGATCGAGGCGGGTATTTTGAGCGATCGCCAGGTTGAACTATTAAACGGAGTCATCGTAGATATGTCGCCAGAAGGGATTGATCACGCTGACTTGAGCGATGAAGCTGCACAGTATTTGCGTGGGTTATTGGGTAATCGCGCCAAGGTGCGTGAGGCAAAACCGATTACTCTAACTAACCGCTCTGAGCCAGAGCCAGACCTGTGCATCTGCCAAAATATTCGCTATAGCTCTCACCATCCCTATCCTGAAGATATCTTCTGGGTGATTGAATATTCCGACTCTAGCTTGAAGAAAGATTTAGAAGTAAAGAGCACAATTTATGCCGTTGCTGATATTCCCGAATATTGGGTTGTCAACCTCAAGACAAGGGAACTGATCGTGTTTCGTGACCCTCAACCTGAAGGCTACACCACTCAAATGACCTATACCTCTGAAACAATCAGCCCACTCGCTTTTCCAGATGTGGCGATCGCCGTAAATCGGTTATTAAATGGATAA
- a CDS encoding integron integrase — MDTPQPPRLLDQVRHAIRLKHYSLKTEKSYLHYIRDYILFHNKRHPKEMGAEEIRTYLTHLAVQQNVAASTQNVALSALLFLYRHVLNIELPYIDGIERAKTPERVPVVFTRSEVKAILSYLDGIHHLVASLLYGSGLRLNEGLQLRVKDIDFEYQQLVVRDGKGEKDRVTMLPKALVAPLKQQLEKTKQLHQQDLTLGYGAVYLPYALERKYPNANRDWGWQYVLPSWRRSLDPRTKVVRRHHLYERSLQRAVKQAIRQAGMTKHGGCHTFRHSFATHLLEDGYDIRTVQELLGHKDVKTTMIYTHVLNRGERGVRSPLDG, encoded by the coding sequence ATGGATACACCCCAGCCACCTCGATTATTGGATCAGGTACGTCATGCGATTCGTCTTAAGCACTACAGCCTCAAAACAGAGAAGTCTTATCTCCACTACATCCGGGATTACATCTTGTTTCATAACAAGAGGCATCCCAAAGAAATGGGCGCAGAGGAAATTCGCACTTACCTTACCCATCTGGCAGTCCAACAAAACGTAGCGGCTTCAACGCAAAATGTAGCACTAAGTGCTTTGTTGTTTCTTTATCGCCATGTTTTGAATATTGAGCTTCCCTACATTGATGGCATTGAACGGGCAAAAACGCCTGAGAGAGTGCCAGTCGTGTTCACACGCTCTGAGGTAAAAGCCATTTTGTCGTATCTCGATGGTATTCATCACTTGGTCGCTAGCCTGTTGTATGGTTCGGGCTTGCGCCTTAACGAGGGATTGCAATTACGGGTAAAAGATATTGATTTTGAGTATCAGCAACTCGTGGTACGAGATGGCAAAGGGGAAAAGGATCGGGTCACAATGTTGCCGAAGGCATTGGTAGCACCGTTGAAACAGCAACTAGAGAAAACAAAGCAACTGCATCAACAAGACCTGACTTTGGGATATGGAGCGGTGTATCTGCCCTATGCATTGGAGCGGAAATATCCCAATGCGAATCGAGACTGGGGATGGCAGTACGTATTGCCGTCTTGGAGACGATCGCTCGATCCGCGTACCAAGGTGGTGCGGAGACATCATCTTTACGAGCGATCGCTGCAACGGGCAGTTAAGCAAGCGATTCGACAGGCTGGAATGACGAAACATGGAGGCTGTCATACCTTTCGTCATAGCTTTGCAACACATCTGCTGGAAGACGGTTACGATATTCGTACCGTGCAAGAGTTATTGGGGCACAAGGACGTTAAGACAACAATGATTTATACTCACGTTCTCAATCGAGGTGAACGTGGGGTGCGGAGTCCTTTAGATGGGTAA
- a CDS encoding DUF928 domain-containing protein, with the protein MRRLNLFSLPLLVLAIASFHPSAVAQDAAQEAPRATESPSIEDVITILEREEPPLGSRGDLCAISPGLLGETDVIWSDRPTFAWRGETGQITLRLRNSETPLWQQTFASDTQSITYAGAPLTPGQVYEWELEALSGMGPQYTFEVMAGADRDRIARDLQALENRLKAAGESTEAIALARARYFAEQRLWSDAFQALQSISNPTPDITEGMTQMTNYLCGTEE; encoded by the coding sequence ATGCGTCGCCTTAATTTATTCTCGTTGCCATTGTTAGTGCTGGCGATCGCCAGTTTTCACCCCTCCGCTGTCGCTCAAGACGCGGCTCAAGAAGCTCCTCGTGCTACAGAATCCCCGTCAATTGAAGATGTGATCACCATTCTGGAACGGGAGGAACCGCCGCTTGGATCACGCGGTGATCTGTGTGCCATTAGTCCCGGTTTACTGGGTGAAACCGATGTCATTTGGAGCGATCGCCCCACCTTTGCCTGGCGCGGCGAAACCGGGCAAATTACCCTGCGATTACGCAACAGCGAAACGCCTCTGTGGCAACAAACTTTTGCGAGCGACACGCAAAGCATCACCTACGCAGGCGCACCCCTGACTCCGGGACAGGTTTACGAATGGGAGCTAGAAGCTTTATCGGGTATGGGACCGCAATATACCTTTGAGGTCATGGCTGGAGCCGATCGCGATCGCATTGCTCGTGATCTACAAGCGTTGGAAAATCGGCTCAAAGCAGCAGGAGAATCCACTGAAGCGATCGCTCTGGCGCGGGCTCGTTACTTTGCGGAACAACGCCTCTGGTCAGATGCGTTTCAGGCTCTGCAATCGATTAGCAATCCGACTCCTGACATCACTGAGGGCATGACCCAGATGACGAATTATCTGTGCGGTACGGAAGAGTGA
- a CDS encoding CHASE2 domain-containing protein yields the protein MSSHAPTFRLKVQQVEQTCLFELSWGRGQQLTASLPYPPGLTVLFQEWQRVYLTFYKTASLTLTPILRPDSPLRGRAAESGSLTSVVDWHARVVEAEAKLLYEFHRWLRSGELYEIRARIAQTSRTTAEQHQAVNLFLTCTPLDLARLPWEAWEIGTEFAATGMIRIVRTPANIRAETVTPRRRNRSKARILAIMGDDSGLNFQTDRDAVRSLSRLADVRFVGWQAGQSSVELKTQIGQAIADPEGWDILFFAGHSNETQITGGELAIAPNVSMTICEIAPYLTRAKEQGLQFAIFNSCSGLNIAESLIDLGLSQVAVMREPIHNRVAQEFLVRFLQNLAEYKDVQESLLAACQVLKLEKNLTYPSAYLIPSLFCHPDATLFQIQPVGWRQRIQPFLPNRLEAIALVGVSVLSLLNPVQDWLLNQRVYAQSMYRAATGQVPPVAPPPVLLVQIDDKSIRLSGISNPNPIDRTYLAALVDRLAALDAQVVGVDYVLDRQQPGNDQVLAESVRSAVNQQMWFVFGATRDSNGQPVSVGEGTGIADLTWSMQGFIHGIPTYVRLPRTHSECDSLCPFAYLLSLTTTVNQVSPDPPQPALASTTDLQRQLLESVDRLSVTDPQVAHLRQLHLSPIRRWSGQFKQLWLHPIIDFSIPPDRAYDRIPAWQLLGQEGATPPLPHLSRQVVIIAAGGYDESGIKSDQADYFPLPAAMGFWRDRLHSSSTGDFPTSFTGAEAHAYMIHHLLSNRLVVPVPDLWMVLLAAIAGKGAVLGLRSSSQQKRFRSAQWVVITLPIWYGFIGLQLYLSVAVLLPWLLPSSLFWVYVLLSLRKNHYASP from the coding sequence ATGTCCTCCCATGCCCCTACATTTCGACTCAAAGTGCAGCAGGTAGAGCAAACCTGTCTGTTTGAGTTGTCGTGGGGACGGGGACAACAACTTACGGCTAGCCTGCCCTATCCCCCCGGATTAACCGTGTTGTTTCAGGAATGGCAGCGAGTCTATCTCACCTTCTATAAAACTGCCTCTCTGACGCTCACCCCCATTCTCCGCCCCGATTCGCCCCTGCGTGGACGGGCAGCTGAGAGTGGTAGTCTCACGTCTGTTGTCGATTGGCACGCCCGTGTGGTAGAAGCTGAGGCGAAGTTGTTGTATGAGTTTCATCGCTGGTTGCGGAGTGGTGAACTGTATGAGATTCGTGCTCGAATTGCTCAGACAAGCCGTACTACGGCAGAACAACATCAGGCAGTGAATCTGTTTTTGACCTGCACTCCACTCGATTTGGCGCGGCTACCCTGGGAAGCCTGGGAGATTGGCACTGAGTTTGCGGCTACTGGCATGATTCGCATCGTTCGCACTCCTGCCAACATTCGCGCCGAGACGGTTACCCCACGACGACGAAACCGCTCAAAGGCAAGAATTTTAGCCATCATGGGGGATGATTCGGGCTTAAACTTTCAGACTGATCGCGATGCGGTGCGATCGCTCTCTCGCTTAGCCGATGTGCGGTTTGTCGGTTGGCAAGCGGGGCAGTCCAGTGTGGAACTCAAAACCCAAATTGGACAGGCGATCGCTGACCCAGAGGGGTGGGATATCTTGTTCTTTGCGGGGCACAGCAACGAGACTCAGATCACAGGTGGAGAGTTGGCGATCGCCCCTAATGTCTCGATGACGATTTGCGAAATTGCCCCTTACCTCACCCGTGCCAAAGAGCAAGGCTTGCAGTTTGCCATTTTCAACTCGTGTAGTGGGTTAAACATTGCAGAATCCCTGATTGACCTGGGATTGAGCCAGGTGGCGGTGATGCGTGAGCCAATCCACAATCGGGTGGCGCAGGAGTTTTTGGTGCGGTTTCTGCAAAATTTGGCGGAGTACAAAGACGTTCAGGAATCGCTGTTAGCCGCGTGTCAGGTGCTCAAACTTGAGAAAAATTTGACCTATCCCTCGGCATACTTGATTCCCTCGCTATTCTGTCATCCTGACGCAACCCTGTTTCAGATTCAGCCTGTAGGTTGGCGGCAGCGAATACAGCCCTTCTTGCCCAACCGTCTAGAGGCGATCGCCCTGGTCGGGGTGAGTGTGTTAAGTCTGCTCAATCCCGTTCAAGATTGGTTGCTCAATCAACGGGTCTACGCTCAGTCCATGTATCGTGCGGCTACGGGACAGGTTCCCCCGGTCGCTCCGCCCCCCGTGTTGTTAGTGCAGATTGACGATAAATCCATTCGCCTATCGGGAATTAGCAATCCGAATCCCATCGATCGTACCTATCTCGCTGCACTGGTGGATCGGTTAGCCGCGCTGGATGCCCAGGTCGTCGGAGTGGACTATGTGCTCGATCGCCAGCAGCCCGGCAATGACCAGGTTTTGGCGGAATCGGTGCGATCGGCAGTGAATCAACAAATGTGGTTTGTGTTTGGCGCAACCCGCGACTCCAATGGGCAACCCGTGAGCGTCGGTGAAGGCACTGGAATCGCAGACCTGACCTGGAGTATGCAGGGCTTTATTCACGGCATTCCGACCTATGTGCGGTTGCCCAGAACTCACTCAGAGTGTGACAGTCTCTGCCCCTTTGCCTACCTGTTGTCGCTCACCACAACCGTGAATCAGGTTTCCCCCGATCCACCGCAACCTGCCCTTGCCAGCACGACAGACCTGCAACGGCAATTGTTGGAATCGGTCGATCGCTTATCTGTTACTGATCCCCAGGTGGCTCACCTGCGACAACTCCATCTCAGTCCGATTCGGCGGTGGTCGGGGCAGTTCAAGCAACTCTGGCTGCATCCCATTATTGACTTCTCAATTCCCCCTGATCGCGCCTATGATCGCATTCCTGCATGGCAATTGTTGGGGCAGGAGGGCGCAACGCCTCCTCTGCCTCATCTGTCGCGACAGGTGGTGATTATTGCAGCGGGGGGTTACGACGAATCGGGAATTAAGTCAGATCAGGCGGATTATTTTCCTTTGCCTGCGGCGATGGGCTTCTGGCGCGATCGCCTGCACTCGTCATCCACCGGGGACTTTCCCACGAGCTTCACGGGGGCAGAGGCACACGCCTACATGATTCACCATCTGCTGTCAAACCGATTGGTAGTGCCCGTTCCCGATTTGTGGATGGTGTTGCTGGCTGCGATCGCAGGTAAAGGAGCCGTTCTCGGATTGCGCTCATCCTCACAGCAAAAACGCTTTCGCTCTGCTCAGTGGGTCGTGATTACGTTGCCCATTTGGTATGGTTTCATTGGTTTGCAATTGTATCTTTCCGTGGCTGTCCTGTTGCCCTGGTTATTGCCCTCATCCTTGTTTTGGGTATACGTTCTGCTGTCTCTAAGGAAAAATCACTATGCGTCGCCTTAA
- a CDS encoding DUF1822 family protein: MTFSFMDADARLDGEAIALDSISLSQAQIDQAVEQSQTVPADQQWQTYLDALALVGFEQWLSDRAPDLTLQASSNTVTVGDFKLCLLTMGSLTDTVVTLPAGAIDSLETAAQLYVLLEVQEEQEQVLVKAILRSDQLRQHQESDGLTLDNGTYALPVEWFATDANDLLLYLRCLEPTALPVGGVQVAAQPTTTTQSLVEGSREAVEAMTSTASTLLEGAINAGINAGLWLQNQLDAIAQELTWVLLPPPAASAMRYRGATTDSPTEQFEQLISELGRVGVEVPSDARGAYRELHWGRVALRLYAVAWTLPTVSENPEWSLLIILGSQSADVPTGVRLQIRDQDQLLVERVTTPDAPQSYLYGRVIGNWDEQFWVTVDMANGAVVTFPPFSFNPQ; the protein is encoded by the coding sequence ATGACCTTCTCATTTATGGATGCTGACGCCCGCCTGGATGGCGAAGCGATCGCCCTGGATAGCATTTCCCTTTCCCAGGCTCAAATTGACCAGGCCGTAGAACAGAGCCAGACCGTTCCCGCTGATCAGCAATGGCAGACCTACCTGGATGCGCTGGCACTGGTGGGATTTGAGCAGTGGTTGAGCGATCGCGCTCCTGACCTGACCCTGCAAGCGTCGTCGAATACCGTTACCGTTGGTGACTTTAAGCTGTGTCTGTTGACGATGGGCAGTTTGACCGATACGGTGGTGACCCTTCCCGCAGGGGCGATCGACTCCCTCGAAACCGCAGCGCAACTGTACGTGTTGCTGGAAGTGCAGGAAGAACAGGAACAGGTGCTCGTCAAAGCCATCTTGCGATCGGATCAACTGCGGCAACACCAGGAATCCGATGGCTTAACGCTAGACAATGGCACCTATGCGTTGCCTGTAGAGTGGTTCGCCACCGATGCCAACGATTTGCTGCTGTATCTGCGCTGCCTGGAGCCTACTGCACTGCCTGTGGGTGGAGTGCAGGTTGCAGCCCAACCCACCACGACCACCCAATCTCTCGTTGAGGGATCGAGAGAAGCCGTCGAGGCAATGACAAGCACAGCGTCTACCCTGCTGGAAGGAGCAATCAACGCGGGAATTAACGCAGGGTTGTGGTTGCAAAATCAACTGGATGCGATCGCCCAAGAGTTGACCTGGGTGTTGCTGCCACCGCCTGCTGCCTCAGCCATGCGCTATCGCGGTGCTACAACTGACTCTCCGACGGAGCAGTTTGAGCAACTGATTAGTGAATTAGGACGGGTGGGCGTAGAGGTGCCCTCGGATGCACGAGGGGCTTACCGGGAACTACACTGGGGCAGGGTTGCACTACGCCTCTATGCCGTTGCCTGGACACTACCCACGGTGTCTGAAAACCCCGAATGGTCGCTGCTCATCATCCTGGGTAGCCAATCTGCGGACGTTCCCACGGGGGTCAGACTCCAGATTCGCGATCAAGACCAACTGCTCGTGGAACGGGTAACGACTCCTGATGCTCCTCAGAGTTATCTGTATGGACGTGTTATCGGTAATTGGGACGAGCAGTTTTGGGTCACAGTAGACATGGCAAATGGTGCGGTTGTGACCTTCCCTCCCTTTAGCTTTAACCCGCAGTAA
- a CDS encoding two-partner secretion domain-containing protein, with protein sequence MKLNPASLWFLSCIVLQSWLTPKIALAQVIPDGTTPTNTGICGTVCTITGGTTRGSNLFHSFQDLNVNEGQQVRFANPVGIANILSRVTGNNVSNIRGTLGVDGTANLFLLNPNGIVFGPNARLDVRGSFLASTADRFIFTDGSEFSAVNPQAPPLLAINVPVGLQYGTQPGAIRSQATLAVDPGQRLTLAGGTIQIDGGRLVAPGGRIELGAIGGAGTVALGNGFDLSLPPSLARADMALTNAAEVSVRGETAGDIAIATANLDLLGGSRIRAGIAETSVGSQAGDIYLEATGAVRIGEGSGISNAVLEFATGNGGDIVISADSLTLSNGSFVSASVLDFAQGNVGDIVINTNSLTVTGDSLIAASVFGSQGNGGNIAIATGSLFIADRSFVSADAFPNATEASPDPKNAGTVTIQATDAVRLLNLSEISALSNLGRGGDISITTRRLFASSSNLDSYGSGADAGDITIRAADSITLVDPRNLPLRGSRIGAFTSGSSGQAGRIVLETGDLTAQDYNILSTSGLAGGIGARSGSIVVRATGDVDLNNSDLSVISLRDGRGGNIAIESNRLTVQNLSLVGASALDTGSSGNIDITTGQLRVLSGGQIVTQTASVNRGGDLTIRASDLVEVTGNRVEVAPELVDQPTSFFSRIGTDSIGAGDAGNLSIETRRLLIRNGAQVGASTFRAGRGGTITVNASEQIDIAGVIEAIGISSSGYLPSNLSTFASGSGDAGDIFVNTGRLRVRDGGLVLARTFGTGQGGQMIINATNGVEIIGFSPQTRLPSSLLVDTSGSGEAGVLTMNTDRLSLRAGGRISAQTLASGQGGTINLTISDLTEVTGTSEDSSFRSAIEVGTDRGTGAGGSLAIATGRLRVRNGGLITVGTFGTGNAGELDITADVVDVAGTSANGQFPSSIAAEVGRDASGNGGDVAIATGRLTVRDGGIVAVSTFGAGDAGALAIRANETVDVVGSSINGRSSISAGTGSNARGRGGDVFIRTRQLTVQDDAQVTVSSPNGQAGNLTIAANTVRLNRGRLTAETGRSGNGAAANIAMQEVGLLVMSDRSLISAEANGTANGGNITLAAPEGFIVATPGDAPGSDIIANADRGNGGNINITTQRLFGIEFRDRLTLDNDITASSRVGVAGTVAINTPDIDPSRGLTELPTNLADASTQISRGCSASAIANNNADSFLITGRGGLPSNPNDTLDSEDVLVEWVSESSTAEGGENHSTHTPYTPIVEAQGWAIASNGDVMLTTQASEISHRAWQNSIC encoded by the coding sequence ATGAAGTTAAACCCTGCCTCACTCTGGTTTTTAAGTTGTATTGTGCTACAGAGTTGGTTGACACCAAAAATTGCCCTGGCACAAGTCATTCCCGACGGAACGACACCCACAAATACAGGCATCTGTGGAACGGTCTGCACCATTACGGGGGGCACGACACGAGGATCAAATCTGTTTCATAGTTTTCAAGACCTCAATGTCAACGAAGGGCAACAAGTTCGCTTTGCCAATCCGGTTGGGATTGCCAACATACTCAGTCGGGTGACGGGAAACAACGTATCCAATATCCGGGGAACGCTGGGGGTGGATGGGACGGCTAATCTGTTTCTGCTCAACCCCAACGGCATTGTTTTTGGACCCAATGCCCGACTGGATGTGCGAGGTTCGTTTCTGGCGAGCACCGCAGACCGTTTCATCTTTACAGATGGTAGTGAATTTAGTGCGGTGAACCCACAAGCCCCACCGCTATTAGCAATTAATGTGCCCGTTGGGTTGCAATATGGCACTCAACCCGGAGCAATTCGCAGTCAGGCAACGCTTGCAGTTGATCCAGGGCAACGCTTGACCCTGGCAGGTGGCACTATTCAAATAGATGGGGGTCGCCTGGTTGCCCCTGGAGGACGCATTGAGTTGGGGGCGATCGGAGGAGCGGGAACCGTTGCTCTGGGAAATGGGTTTGATTTAAGTCTGCCTCCGTCACTAGCACGAGCCGATATGGCATTGACGAATGCGGCTGAGGTCAGTGTGCGAGGAGAGACAGCCGGGGATATCGCGATCGCAACTGCAAATCTCGATCTGTTGGGTGGCAGCAGAATTCGGGCAGGGATTGCTGAAACCAGTGTCGGTAGTCAGGCAGGTGACATTTACCTGGAGGCAACAGGGGCTGTCCGAATTGGGGAAGGCAGCGGTATTTCCAATGCTGTCCTTGAGTTTGCGACTGGAAATGGAGGCGATATCGTCATCTCCGCTGATTCACTTACCCTCAGCAACGGCTCATTTGTCAGTGCCTCTGTTTTAGACTTTGCTCAGGGCAACGTGGGTGACATCGTCATTAATACCAACTCCCTCACGGTTACGGGTGACTCTCTGATTGCTGCCAGTGTCTTTGGATCTCAAGGAAACGGAGGAAATATTGCGATCGCCACAGGGTCATTGTTCATTGCAGACCGCTCGTTTGTCAGTGCAGATGCCTTTCCCAATGCGACTGAAGCATCCCCCGATCCTAAGAATGCGGGAACTGTGACCATTCAGGCGACAGATGCAGTGAGGCTACTCAACCTGAGTGAAATTTCTGCCCTCTCTAACTTGGGTCGGGGTGGAGATATTTCGATCACAACCAGACGGTTGTTTGCTAGCTCTAGCAATCTCGACAGTTATGGCTCAGGTGCAGATGCAGGAGACATCACGATTCGCGCAGCAGACTCGATTACCTTGGTTGATCCGCGTAATTTGCCCCTGCGTGGATCAAGAATTGGAGCCTTTACCAGTGGCTCGTCTGGGCAGGCAGGTCGAATTGTGCTTGAAACAGGTGATTTAACCGCGCAGGACTATAACATTCTCTCAACTTCAGGGTTAGCTGGAGGGATAGGGGCGCGATCGGGTTCAATTGTGGTTAGAGCGACGGGAGATGTTGATCTTAATAACAGTGATCTGTCTGTCATATCTCTCAGGGACGGCAGAGGAGGCAACATTGCCATTGAATCTAACCGCCTCACGGTGCAAAATCTGTCGCTTGTTGGGGCAAGTGCTCTTGACACAGGCAGCTCAGGCAATATTGATATCACTACGGGTCAGTTGAGGGTGTTGTCTGGCGGACAAATCGTTACTCAAACTGCGTCTGTCAATCGAGGTGGAGATTTAACCATTCGAGCCAGCGATTTAGTGGAGGTGACAGGCAACAGAGTTGAAGTGGCTCCTGAATTGGTTGACCAACCGACCAGTTTTTTCAGTCGAATTGGCACTGACAGCATTGGTGCAGGGGATGCAGGGAATTTGAGCATTGAGACTCGACGACTGTTGATTCGCAATGGGGCACAGGTGGGAGCCTCTACCTTTCGTGCAGGTCGAGGTGGAACGATTACAGTGAACGCTTCTGAGCAAATAGACATTGCAGGCGTGATTGAAGCCATTGGAATTTCATCGAGTGGTTATCTTCCCAGTAATCTCAGCACCTTTGCCAGCGGCAGTGGTGATGCTGGAGATATATTTGTCAACACAGGACGTTTGAGAGTGCGAGATGGAGGATTAGTCCTTGCGCGGACGTTTGGTACGGGGCAGGGTGGGCAGATGATCATTAATGCCACTAATGGAGTAGAGATTATTGGGTTTTCTCCGCAAACACGTTTACCCAGTAGTTTGTTAGTAGATACCAGTGGTAGCGGAGAGGCAGGGGTTCTGACGATGAATACAGACCGGCTTAGCCTTCGAGCAGGTGGCAGAATTTCGGCTCAAACCCTTGCTTCAGGTCAAGGTGGAACGATTAATCTCACTATCTCTGATCTGACAGAAGTTACAGGTACGTCTGAAGACAGTTCATTTCGGAGTGCGATTGAGGTGGGTACTGACCGTGGAACCGGGGCAGGAGGAAGCTTAGCGATCGCCACTGGCCGCCTCAGGGTTCGCAATGGCGGACTAATCACCGTTGGCACCTTTGGTACGGGCAACGCAGGTGAGCTAGACATCACAGCGGATGTTGTAGACGTGGCGGGCACATCCGCTAATGGTCAATTTCCCAGCAGTATCGCGGCTGAGGTTGGTAGAGATGCCAGTGGCAATGGTGGAGATGTGGCGATCGCCACAGGTCGTCTCACCGTTCGCGATGGTGGTATCGTTGCAGTGAGTACCTTTGGGGCAGGTGATGCCGGAGCGTTAGCCATCCGCGCCAACGAAACGGTTGACGTTGTAGGAAGTTCTATCAATGGTCGGTCTTCGATCAGTGCGGGAACAGGTAGCAATGCCAGGGGTCGGGGTGGAGACGTATTCATTAGAACTCGACAACTCACTGTTCAAGATGACGCACAGGTGACAGTTAGCAGTCCTAATGGACAGGCCGGAAATTTGACCATTGCAGCTAACACGGTTCGCTTAAATCGGGGTAGACTCACGGCTGAAACTGGACGTAGTGGAAATGGAGCCGCCGCCAATATTGCAATGCAAGAAGTTGGGTTATTGGTGATGAGCGATCGCAGCCTGATCTCCGCTGAAGCTAATGGAACTGCAAACGGTGGCAACATCACCCTTGCCGCTCCTGAAGGGTTCATCGTTGCTACGCCTGGAGATGCGCCAGGAAGCGACATCATCGCCAACGCCGATCGCGGCAATGGCGGCAATATCAACATCACAACTCAGCGACTTTTTGGTATTGAGTTTCGCGATCGCCTCACGCTCGATAATGACATCACTGCCAGTTCTCGTGTTGGTGTCGCTGGAACTGTTGCGATCAACACCCCTGACATTGATCCGAGTCGAGGTTTAACCGAACTCCCAACCAATCTCGCGGATGCCTCAACTCAAATTAGCCGGGGATGCAGTGCAAGTGCGATCGCAAACAACAATGCAGATAGCTTTCTAATTACGGGACGGGGTGGATTGCCCAGCAATCCCAATGACACCCTGGATAGTGAAGACGTGTTAGTCGAGTGGGTCAGCGAGAGCAGCACAGCGGAAGGTGGAGAGAACCATTCCACCCATACCCCCTACACCCCGATTGTCGAAGCGCAAGGATGGGCGATCGCCTCCAATGGAGACGTGATGCTAACCACGCAAGCATCAGAGATCTCACATCGCGCTTGGCAAAACTCGATATGCTGA